A region from the Perca fluviatilis chromosome 16, GENO_Pfluv_1.0, whole genome shotgun sequence genome encodes:
- the LOC120544379 gene encoding SLAIN motif-containing protein-like isoform X3, with protein sequence MELQNLLKIDWSQYFCNRPKVEFDTSSKHHLLCSELKSSSVRLEGNSDPYCSIWTDTQQARVKSCNNRSFAMDARIRLDNLKSGCNSPLPCGATDRMLFNYNFRKDLWDSEESQEEESALDSVELLDVEDNVQDEESWLYESKKQVFVERSESALKWCRHVLDNPSPEMEAACRSLINRLEQRSSMCHFYRHPAVDSSTDKTSVSTTHNISDSSDYRLQDITDVHIMARIQEASLRQDYVSMPARRSPESPPGLSSLSSSLRQSSTPVAEQGCRSPKLARLHQQVTQFKLLKLAQNQAATSPGRTRSPLRTSLRSLQAVRNSRCLDNNNWQSADQITYPPSAPSNSSLHSVRDSSDPTTAVKRLLRSQSLSPCRIPHPAKGYLSVNGRVYASPERSTVAAWGTSVPFTER encoded by the exons ATGGAACTCCAAAACCTATTGAAGATCGATTGGAGCCAGTATTTTTGCAATCGGCCAAAAGTGGAGTTTGATACAAGTTCGAAGCATCATCTTCTCTGCAGTGAGTTGAAAAGCAGCTCTGTCAGGCTGGAGGGCAATTCAGATCCATACTGCAGCATCTGGACCGACACTCAGCAAGCAAGAGTCAAGAGTTGTAACAATCGGTCATTTGCCATGGATGCCAGAATAAGACTAGATAATTTGAAGTCGGGGTGTAATTCACCCTTGCCTTGTGGTGCCACTGATAGGATGTTGTTCAACTATAACTTTCGAAAAGACCTCTGGGACAGTGAAGAGTCACAAGAAGAAGAGTCTGCTTTGGACTCGGTGGAGCTCCTTGATGTAGAGGACAATGTGCAGGATGAAGAGAGCTG GTTATATGAGTCAAAGAAGCAGGTGTTTGTGGAGAGAAGTGAGTCTGCTCTGAAATGGTGTCGACACGTCCTGGATAACCCCAGTCCTGAGATGGAGGCTGCATGTCGTTCACTGATAAACAGGCTGGAACAAA GATCAAGCATGTGTCATTTCTACAGACATCCTGCAGTTGACTCCTCTACGGACAAAACATCTGTCAGCACAACACACAATATCTCTGACAGTTCAG ACTACAGACTGCAGGACATCACAGATGTCCACATTATGGCTCGAatacaggaagcca GTTTAAGACAGGACTATGTTTCCATGCCTGCCAGGAGAAGCCCTGAGTCACCA CCTGGTCTATCGTCACTGAGCTCTTCCCTTCGCCAGTCATCAACACCAGTGGCTGAGCAGGGCTGCCGAAGTCCAAAACTGGCCAGACTTCACCAGCAAGTCACCCAGTTCAAACTGCTGAAACTTGCTCAGAATCAAG cagCAACATCACCAGGCAGGACCAGGTCACCTCTGCGTACCAGCCTCCGCTCTCTCCAGGCTGTTAGGAACAGCCGATGTTTAGACAACAACAACTGGCAATCTGCTGACCAAATCACGTACCCACCATCAG CGCCCTCCAACAGCTCGCTGCACTCAGTGAGAGACTCCTCAGACCCGACGACAGCTGTGAAGAGACTGCTGAGGTCTCAGTCTCTCAGCCCCTGCAGGATCCCTCACCCTGCTAAGGGATACCTGTCTGTTAATGGACGCGTTTATGCCTCACCCGAGAGGTCGACCGTAGCAGCTTGGGGCACAAGTGTGCCATTCACTGAAAGGTGA
- the LOC120544379 gene encoding SLAIN motif-containing protein-like isoform X4 translates to MELQNLLKIDWSQYFCNRPKVEFDTSSKHHLLCSELKSSSVRLEGNSDPYCSIWTDTQQARVKSCNNRSFAMDARIRLDNLKSGCNSPLPCGATDRMLFNYNFRKDLWDSEESQEEESALDSVELLDVEDNVQDEESWLYESKKQVFVERSESALKWCRHVLDNPSPEMEAACRSLINRLEQRSSMCHFYRHPAVDSSTDKTSVSTTHNISDSSDYRLQDITDVHIMARIQEASLRQDYVSMPARRSPESPPGLSSLSSSLRQSSTPVAEQGCRSPKLARLHQQVTQFKLLKLAQNQATSPGRTRSPLRTSLRSLQAVRNSRCLDNNNWQSADQITYPPSAPSNSSLHSVRDSSDPTTAVKRLLRSQSLSPCRIPHPAKGYLSVNGRVYASPERSTVAAWGTSVPFTER, encoded by the exons ATGGAACTCCAAAACCTATTGAAGATCGATTGGAGCCAGTATTTTTGCAATCGGCCAAAAGTGGAGTTTGATACAAGTTCGAAGCATCATCTTCTCTGCAGTGAGTTGAAAAGCAGCTCTGTCAGGCTGGAGGGCAATTCAGATCCATACTGCAGCATCTGGACCGACACTCAGCAAGCAAGAGTCAAGAGTTGTAACAATCGGTCATTTGCCATGGATGCCAGAATAAGACTAGATAATTTGAAGTCGGGGTGTAATTCACCCTTGCCTTGTGGTGCCACTGATAGGATGTTGTTCAACTATAACTTTCGAAAAGACCTCTGGGACAGTGAAGAGTCACAAGAAGAAGAGTCTGCTTTGGACTCGGTGGAGCTCCTTGATGTAGAGGACAATGTGCAGGATGAAGAGAGCTG GTTATATGAGTCAAAGAAGCAGGTGTTTGTGGAGAGAAGTGAGTCTGCTCTGAAATGGTGTCGACACGTCCTGGATAACCCCAGTCCTGAGATGGAGGCTGCATGTCGTTCACTGATAAACAGGCTGGAACAAA GATCAAGCATGTGTCATTTCTACAGACATCCTGCAGTTGACTCCTCTACGGACAAAACATCTGTCAGCACAACACACAATATCTCTGACAGTTCAG ACTACAGACTGCAGGACATCACAGATGTCCACATTATGGCTCGAatacaggaagcca GTTTAAGACAGGACTATGTTTCCATGCCTGCCAGGAGAAGCCCTGAGTCACCA CCTGGTCTATCGTCACTGAGCTCTTCCCTTCGCCAGTCATCAACACCAGTGGCTGAGCAGGGCTGCCGAAGTCCAAAACTGGCCAGACTTCACCAGCAAGTCACCCAGTTCAAACTGCTGAAACTTGCTCAGAATCAAG CAACATCACCAGGCAGGACCAGGTCACCTCTGCGTACCAGCCTCCGCTCTCTCCAGGCTGTTAGGAACAGCCGATGTTTAGACAACAACAACTGGCAATCTGCTGACCAAATCACGTACCCACCATCAG CGCCCTCCAACAGCTCGCTGCACTCAGTGAGAGACTCCTCAGACCCGACGACAGCTGTGAAGAGACTGCTGAGGTCTCAGTCTCTCAGCCCCTGCAGGATCCCTCACCCTGCTAAGGGATACCTGTCTGTTAATGGACGCGTTTATGCCTCACCCGAGAGGTCGACCGTAGCAGCTTGGGGCACAAGTGTGCCATTCACTGAAAGGTGA
- the LOC120544379 gene encoding SLAIN motif-containing protein-like isoform X1, giving the protein MELQNLLKIDWSQYFCNRPKVEFDTSSKHHLLCSELKSSSVRLEGNSDPYCSIWTDTQQARVKSCNNRSFAMDARIRLDNLKSGCNSPLPCGATDRMLFNYNFRKDLWDSEESQEEESALDSVELLDVEDNVQDEESWLYESKKQVFVERSESALKWCRHVLDNPSPEMEAACRSLINRLEQRSSMCHFYRHPAVDSSTDKTSVSTTHNISDSSDYRLQDITDVHIMARIQEASLRQDYVSMPARRSPESPVIFPFYFTTFENIDESTQGNKTEASSSSCWQPGLSSLSSSLRQSSTPVAEQGCRSPKLARLHQQVTQFKLLKLAQNQAATSPGRTRSPLRTSLRSLQAVRNSRCLDNNNWQSADQITYPPSAPSNSSLHSVRDSSDPTTAVKRLLRSQSLSPCRIPHPAKGYLSVNGRVYASPERSTVAAWGTSVPFTER; this is encoded by the exons ATGGAACTCCAAAACCTATTGAAGATCGATTGGAGCCAGTATTTTTGCAATCGGCCAAAAGTGGAGTTTGATACAAGTTCGAAGCATCATCTTCTCTGCAGTGAGTTGAAAAGCAGCTCTGTCAGGCTGGAGGGCAATTCAGATCCATACTGCAGCATCTGGACCGACACTCAGCAAGCAAGAGTCAAGAGTTGTAACAATCGGTCATTTGCCATGGATGCCAGAATAAGACTAGATAATTTGAAGTCGGGGTGTAATTCACCCTTGCCTTGTGGTGCCACTGATAGGATGTTGTTCAACTATAACTTTCGAAAAGACCTCTGGGACAGTGAAGAGTCACAAGAAGAAGAGTCTGCTTTGGACTCGGTGGAGCTCCTTGATGTAGAGGACAATGTGCAGGATGAAGAGAGCTG GTTATATGAGTCAAAGAAGCAGGTGTTTGTGGAGAGAAGTGAGTCTGCTCTGAAATGGTGTCGACACGTCCTGGATAACCCCAGTCCTGAGATGGAGGCTGCATGTCGTTCACTGATAAACAGGCTGGAACAAA GATCAAGCATGTGTCATTTCTACAGACATCCTGCAGTTGACTCCTCTACGGACAAAACATCTGTCAGCACAACACACAATATCTCTGACAGTTCAG ACTACAGACTGCAGGACATCACAGATGTCCACATTATGGCTCGAatacaggaagcca GTTTAAGACAGGACTATGTTTCCATGCCTGCCAGGAGAAGCCCTGAGTCACCAGTgatttttccattttatttcacCACTTTTGAAAATATCGATGAGTCCACTCAAGGTAATAAAACTGAGGCTTCATCTTCCTCTTGTTGGCAGCCTGGTCTATCGTCACTGAGCTCTTCCCTTCGCCAGTCATCAACACCAGTGGCTGAGCAGGGCTGCCGAAGTCCAAAACTGGCCAGACTTCACCAGCAAGTCACCCAGTTCAAACTGCTGAAACTTGCTCAGAATCAAG cagCAACATCACCAGGCAGGACCAGGTCACCTCTGCGTACCAGCCTCCGCTCTCTCCAGGCTGTTAGGAACAGCCGATGTTTAGACAACAACAACTGGCAATCTGCTGACCAAATCACGTACCCACCATCAG CGCCCTCCAACAGCTCGCTGCACTCAGTGAGAGACTCCTCAGACCCGACGACAGCTGTGAAGAGACTGCTGAGGTCTCAGTCTCTCAGCCCCTGCAGGATCCCTCACCCTGCTAAGGGATACCTGTCTGTTAATGGACGCGTTTATGCCTCACCCGAGAGGTCGACCGTAGCAGCTTGGGGCACAAGTGTGCCATTCACTGAAAGGTGA
- the LOC120544379 gene encoding SLAIN motif-containing protein-like isoform X2: MELQNLLKIDWSQYFCNRPKVEFDTSSKHHLLCSELKSSSVRLEGNSDPYCSIWTDTQQARVKSCNNRSFAMDARIRLDNLKSGCNSPLPCGATDRMLFNYNFRKDLWDSEESQEEESALDSVELLDVEDNVQDEESWLYESKKQVFVERSESALKWCRHVLDNPSPEMEAACRSLINRLEQRSSMCHFYRHPAVDSSTDKTSVSTTHNISDSSDYRLQDITDVHIMARIQEASLRQDYVSMPARRSPESPVIFPFYFTTFENIDESTQGNKTEASSSSCWQPGLSSLSSSLRQSSTPVAEQGCRSPKLARLHQQVTQFKLLKLAQNQATSPGRTRSPLRTSLRSLQAVRNSRCLDNNNWQSADQITYPPSAPSNSSLHSVRDSSDPTTAVKRLLRSQSLSPCRIPHPAKGYLSVNGRVYASPERSTVAAWGTSVPFTER; the protein is encoded by the exons ATGGAACTCCAAAACCTATTGAAGATCGATTGGAGCCAGTATTTTTGCAATCGGCCAAAAGTGGAGTTTGATACAAGTTCGAAGCATCATCTTCTCTGCAGTGAGTTGAAAAGCAGCTCTGTCAGGCTGGAGGGCAATTCAGATCCATACTGCAGCATCTGGACCGACACTCAGCAAGCAAGAGTCAAGAGTTGTAACAATCGGTCATTTGCCATGGATGCCAGAATAAGACTAGATAATTTGAAGTCGGGGTGTAATTCACCCTTGCCTTGTGGTGCCACTGATAGGATGTTGTTCAACTATAACTTTCGAAAAGACCTCTGGGACAGTGAAGAGTCACAAGAAGAAGAGTCTGCTTTGGACTCGGTGGAGCTCCTTGATGTAGAGGACAATGTGCAGGATGAAGAGAGCTG GTTATATGAGTCAAAGAAGCAGGTGTTTGTGGAGAGAAGTGAGTCTGCTCTGAAATGGTGTCGACACGTCCTGGATAACCCCAGTCCTGAGATGGAGGCTGCATGTCGTTCACTGATAAACAGGCTGGAACAAA GATCAAGCATGTGTCATTTCTACAGACATCCTGCAGTTGACTCCTCTACGGACAAAACATCTGTCAGCACAACACACAATATCTCTGACAGTTCAG ACTACAGACTGCAGGACATCACAGATGTCCACATTATGGCTCGAatacaggaagcca GTTTAAGACAGGACTATGTTTCCATGCCTGCCAGGAGAAGCCCTGAGTCACCAGTgatttttccattttatttcacCACTTTTGAAAATATCGATGAGTCCACTCAAGGTAATAAAACTGAGGCTTCATCTTCCTCTTGTTGGCAGCCTGGTCTATCGTCACTGAGCTCTTCCCTTCGCCAGTCATCAACACCAGTGGCTGAGCAGGGCTGCCGAAGTCCAAAACTGGCCAGACTTCACCAGCAAGTCACCCAGTTCAAACTGCTGAAACTTGCTCAGAATCAAG CAACATCACCAGGCAGGACCAGGTCACCTCTGCGTACCAGCCTCCGCTCTCTCCAGGCTGTTAGGAACAGCCGATGTTTAGACAACAACAACTGGCAATCTGCTGACCAAATCACGTACCCACCATCAG CGCCCTCCAACAGCTCGCTGCACTCAGTGAGAGACTCCTCAGACCCGACGACAGCTGTGAAGAGACTGCTGAGGTCTCAGTCTCTCAGCCCCTGCAGGATCCCTCACCCTGCTAAGGGATACCTGTCTGTTAATGGACGCGTTTATGCCTCACCCGAGAGGTCGACCGTAGCAGCTTGGGGCACAAGTGTGCCATTCACTGAAAGGTGA